Within Borrelia parkeri, the genomic segment TAGTTTTTGTTTTTATTTTATTCAAAGGTTGTTAACCATCTTGTCCCCCTGAGTAATAAGGAGGCACGTGATAATGAAAAGAATTACTTTTTGTGCGTTATTAATGACTTTATTTTTACTTATGTCTTGTAATAATTCAGCTTCTTCTCCTAAAGATGGGCAAGCGGCTAAATCTGATGGCACTCTTATTGATTTAGCTACAATAAGTTCGAAAATAACAGAGGCTGTTGCTTTTGCTAAGAGTGTTAAAGAAATTCATACTTTAGTTAAGTCTATTGATGAGCTCGCTAAAGCTATTGGTAAGAAAGTTAACAACGATGGTCAACTTACTCAGGCTACTGATAAGGATAAAAATGAATCATTAGTTGCAGGAGTATATAATGTAGTGGGGTCTATAAGTGTTAAGTTAAAAAAATTAGA encodes:
- a CDS encoding Vsp/OspC family lipoprotein; translated protein: MKRITFCALLMTLFLLMSCNNSASSPKDGQAAKSDGTLIDLATISSKITEAVAFAKSVKEIHTLVKSIDELAKAIGKKVNNDGQLTQATDKDKNESLVAGVYNVVGSISVKLKKLETISGISDEMKQKITAVKSSGDKFIEKVKAQHASLNTESDSKKAIDKADGDGSKGAKELGELNTTIDTLLTSAEATATAAINSLSTSTKLEPTKS